The following are from one region of the Centropristis striata isolate RG_2023a ecotype Rhode Island chromosome 19, C.striata_1.0, whole genome shotgun sequence genome:
- the nars1 gene encoding asparagine--tRNA ligase, cytoplasmic isoform X2, with the protein MATEITKGELYVSDKCGNDQDGDGTEQKPFKTPLKALMFAGKEPFPTIYVESQKEGERWAVISKTQMKNAKKAFNREQMKCDAKDKKEAEDTERREKNLEEAKKITIENDPSLPEPETVKIHLLEAKRGQRVKVFGWVHRLRRQGKNLMFIVLRDGTGFLQCVLSDKLCQCYNGLMLSTESTVALYGTVTPVPEGKQAPGGHELHCDFWELIGLAPAGGADNLLNEESDVDVQLNNRHMLIRGENVSKILRVRSTVTQCFRDHFFSRGYHEIFPPTLVQTQVEGGSTLFNLNYFGEQAYLTQSSQLYLETCIPALGDTFCIAQSYRAEQSRTRRHLSEYTHIEAECPFMSFEDLLNRLEDLVCDVVDRVLKSPVAQLLYDINPNFKPPKRPFKRMEYTEAIEWLREHDIKKDDGTYYEFGEDIPEAPERLMTDSINETILLCRFPAEIKSFYMQRCADDRRLTESVDVLMPNVGEIVGGSMRIWDAEELLEGYKREGIDPTPYYWYTDQRKYGTCPHGGYGLGLERFLTWLLNRHHIRDVCLYPRFIQRCRP; encoded by the exons ATGGCGACGGAGATAACGAAAG GTGAGCTGTATGTGTCGGACAAATGTGGCAATGACCAGGATGGAGATGGCACGGAGCAGAAACCCTTCAAAACTCCTCTGAAG GCGCTGATGTTTGCTGGGAAGGAGCCATTTCCGACCATCTACGTAGAATCCcagaaagagggagag CGCTGGGCAGTGATTTCTAAGACGCAGATGAAGAAcgcaaaaaaagcctttaaccGTGAGCAGATGAAGTGCGATGCCAAAGACAAGAAGGAG gcagaggacacagagaggagagagaagaaccTGGAGGAAGCCAAGAAGATCACGATTGAGAACGACCCCAGCCTGCCGGAGCCCGAAACG GTAAAAATCCATCTTCTGGAGGCCAAAAGAGGTCAGAGAGTCAAAGTGTTTGGATGGGTTCATCGCCTCAGGAGACAAG GGAAAAACCTGATGTTCATCGTGCTGAGAGATGGAACTGGTTTCCTTCAGTGTGTCCTGTCTGATAAACTG TGCCAGTGCTACAATGGTCTGATGTTGTCCACAGAGAGTACTGTTGCTCTGTACGGGACTGTCACTCCAGTTCCTGAGGGGAAACAG GCACCTGGAGGCCACGAGCTGCACTGCGACTTCTGGGAGCTGATCGGCTTAGCCCCGGCAGGCGGGGCCGACAACCTGCTGAACGAAGAGTCGGACGTGGACGTCCAGCTGAACAACCGACACATGCTGATCAGAGGAGAAAACGTCTCCAAGATCCTCCGAGTCCGCTCCACCGTCACTCAGTGCTTCAGGGACCACTTCTTCAGCCGCGGATACCACGAG ATCTTTCCTCCAACCCTGGTGCAGACTCAGGTGGAGGGCGGCTCCACGCTGTTCAACCTCAACTATTTTGGCGAGCAGGCATACCTGACACAGTCCTCCCAGCTCTACCTGGAGACCTGCATACCTGCTCTGGGAGACACCTTCTGCATCGCCCAGTCGTACCGGGCCGAGCAGTCCCGCACCCGCAGACACCTGTCTGA GTACACTCACATCGAGGCCGAGTGTCCCTTCATGTCGTTTGAGGACCTGCTGAACAGACTGGAGGACCTGGTGTGTGACGTGGTGGACCGAGTGCTCAAATCTCCCGTCGCCCAGCTGCTCTACGACATCAACCCC aACTTTAAACCCCCCAAGAGGCCGTTCAAGAGGATGGAGTACACTGAAGCCATCGAGTGGCTCAGAGAGCACGACATCAAGAAGGACGATGGCACCTACTATGAGTTTGGAGAg GACATCCCTGAGGCTCCAGAGAGGTTGATGACCGACTCCATCAACGAGACCATCCTGCTCTGTCGCTTCCCAGCCGAGATCAAATCCTTCTACATGCAGCGCTGTGCCGATGACCGACGCCTCACCGAGTCG GTCGACGTCTTGATGCCAAATGTTGGCGAGATTGTTGGAGGCTCGATGCGTATCTGGGACGCAGAGGAGCTGCTGGAAGGATACAAGCGGGAGGGAATCGACCCGACCCCGTACTACTGGTACACTGACCAG aggaaGTACGGCACATGTCCTCACGGCGGCTACGGTCTGGGTCTGGAGCGTTTCCTCACCTGGCTGCTGAACAGACATCACATCAGAGACGTCTGCCTGTACCCACGGTTCATCCAGCGCTGCCgaccctga
- the nars1 gene encoding asparagine--tRNA ligase, cytoplasmic isoform X1 has translation MATEITKGVEQVSVGELYVSDKCGNDQDGDGTEQKPFKTPLKALMFAGKEPFPTIYVESQKEGERWAVISKTQMKNAKKAFNREQMKCDAKDKKEAEDTERREKNLEEAKKITIENDPSLPEPETVKIHLLEAKRGQRVKVFGWVHRLRRQGKNLMFIVLRDGTGFLQCVLSDKLCQCYNGLMLSTESTVALYGTVTPVPEGKQAPGGHELHCDFWELIGLAPAGGADNLLNEESDVDVQLNNRHMLIRGENVSKILRVRSTVTQCFRDHFFSRGYHEIFPPTLVQTQVEGGSTLFNLNYFGEQAYLTQSSQLYLETCIPALGDTFCIAQSYRAEQSRTRRHLSEYTHIEAECPFMSFEDLLNRLEDLVCDVVDRVLKSPVAQLLYDINPNFKPPKRPFKRMEYTEAIEWLREHDIKKDDGTYYEFGEDIPEAPERLMTDSINETILLCRFPAEIKSFYMQRCADDRRLTESVDVLMPNVGEIVGGSMRIWDAEELLEGYKREGIDPTPYYWYTDQRKYGTCPHGGYGLGLERFLTWLLNRHHIRDVCLYPRFIQRCRP, from the exons ATGGCGACGGAGATAACGAAAGGTGTGGAACAAGTCTCAGTGG GTGAGCTGTATGTGTCGGACAAATGTGGCAATGACCAGGATGGAGATGGCACGGAGCAGAAACCCTTCAAAACTCCTCTGAAG GCGCTGATGTTTGCTGGGAAGGAGCCATTTCCGACCATCTACGTAGAATCCcagaaagagggagag CGCTGGGCAGTGATTTCTAAGACGCAGATGAAGAAcgcaaaaaaagcctttaaccGTGAGCAGATGAAGTGCGATGCCAAAGACAAGAAGGAG gcagaggacacagagaggagagagaagaaccTGGAGGAAGCCAAGAAGATCACGATTGAGAACGACCCCAGCCTGCCGGAGCCCGAAACG GTAAAAATCCATCTTCTGGAGGCCAAAAGAGGTCAGAGAGTCAAAGTGTTTGGATGGGTTCATCGCCTCAGGAGACAAG GGAAAAACCTGATGTTCATCGTGCTGAGAGATGGAACTGGTTTCCTTCAGTGTGTCCTGTCTGATAAACTG TGCCAGTGCTACAATGGTCTGATGTTGTCCACAGAGAGTACTGTTGCTCTGTACGGGACTGTCACTCCAGTTCCTGAGGGGAAACAG GCACCTGGAGGCCACGAGCTGCACTGCGACTTCTGGGAGCTGATCGGCTTAGCCCCGGCAGGCGGGGCCGACAACCTGCTGAACGAAGAGTCGGACGTGGACGTCCAGCTGAACAACCGACACATGCTGATCAGAGGAGAAAACGTCTCCAAGATCCTCCGAGTCCGCTCCACCGTCACTCAGTGCTTCAGGGACCACTTCTTCAGCCGCGGATACCACGAG ATCTTTCCTCCAACCCTGGTGCAGACTCAGGTGGAGGGCGGCTCCACGCTGTTCAACCTCAACTATTTTGGCGAGCAGGCATACCTGACACAGTCCTCCCAGCTCTACCTGGAGACCTGCATACCTGCTCTGGGAGACACCTTCTGCATCGCCCAGTCGTACCGGGCCGAGCAGTCCCGCACCCGCAGACACCTGTCTGA GTACACTCACATCGAGGCCGAGTGTCCCTTCATGTCGTTTGAGGACCTGCTGAACAGACTGGAGGACCTGGTGTGTGACGTGGTGGACCGAGTGCTCAAATCTCCCGTCGCCCAGCTGCTCTACGACATCAACCCC aACTTTAAACCCCCCAAGAGGCCGTTCAAGAGGATGGAGTACACTGAAGCCATCGAGTGGCTCAGAGAGCACGACATCAAGAAGGACGATGGCACCTACTATGAGTTTGGAGAg GACATCCCTGAGGCTCCAGAGAGGTTGATGACCGACTCCATCAACGAGACCATCCTGCTCTGTCGCTTCCCAGCCGAGATCAAATCCTTCTACATGCAGCGCTGTGCCGATGACCGACGCCTCACCGAGTCG GTCGACGTCTTGATGCCAAATGTTGGCGAGATTGTTGGAGGCTCGATGCGTATCTGGGACGCAGAGGAGCTGCTGGAAGGATACAAGCGGGAGGGAATCGACCCGACCCCGTACTACTGGTACACTGACCAG aggaaGTACGGCACATGTCCTCACGGCGGCTACGGTCTGGGTCTGGAGCGTTTCCTCACCTGGCTGCTGAACAGACATCACATCAGAGACGTCTGCCTGTACCCACGGTTCATCCAGCGCTGCCgaccctga
- the LOC131992188 gene encoding tripartite motif-containing protein 16-like gives MTERQKNLGVSRQEIQQRIQNREKDVKLLLQEVEAVNRSADKAVEDSEKIFRDAKHQIRSRQKSEVTHMNKLQEKLQQEITELKRRDLALEQLLHTEDHNQFLHDYIMLSRLTEATDSPSINIRPLSYTEDVAAAVSEVQHKLQDVLSEEWTRTSLTRTGDVSPPQAEPKTRDDFLRHSCQITPDRNTAHKHMNMDYWNSCKVAFQFNRNPHYDHPDSFTDWCQGLCREGLTGRCYWEVKWEGRGVFVAVAYKSINRKGDESLFGHNHKSWALQCFPDGYEYRHNNIITPISGPQSSTVGVYLDHSAGTLSFYSVSETMTLLHRAQTTFTQPLCPGFGLHAYGASAVICRAPNTEEEEEEQESLYS, from the coding sequence atgaCTGAGAGGCAGAAAAATCTTGGGGTGAGTCGACAAGAGATCCAGCAGAGGATCcagaacagagagaaagatgtgaagctTCTTCTGCAGGAGGTGGAGGCTGTCAACCGCTCGGCTGATAAAGCCgtggaggacagtgagaagATCTTCAGAGATGCAAAGCACCAGATCAGATCTCGTCAGAAATCGGAAGTGACTCACATGAACAAGCTtcaggagaagctgcagcaggagatcactGAGCTGAAGAGGAGAGATTTGGCGCTGGAGCAACTCTTACACACAGAGGATCACAACCAGTTTCTCCATGATTACATTATGCTGTCACGTCTTACTGAAGCTACAGACTCACCCAGCATCAATATCCGTCCTCTGAGCTACACTGAGGATGTGGCAGCAGCTGTGTCAGAGGTCCAACATAAACTACAAGACGTTCTCAGTGAGGAATGGACCAGGACCTCGCTGACAAGGACTGGAGATGTTTCACCGCCACAGGCTGAGCCCAAGACCAGAGATGACTTCCTCAGACATTCATGTCAAATCACACCGGACCGAAACACAGCACACAAACATATGAATATGGATTATTGGAATAGCTGTAAGGTAGCGTTCCAATTCAATAGAAATCCACATTATGATCACCCAGACAGTTTCACAGATTGGTGTCAGGGTTTGTGTCGAGAAGGTCTGACTGGGcgttgttactgggaggtgAAGTGGGAGGGGAGAGGTGTATTTGTAGCAGTGGCATACAAGAGCATTAACAGAAAAGGAGATGAAAGTCTATTTGGACACAATCACAAGTCTTGGGCATTACAATGTTTTCCTGATGGTTATGAATACAGACATAACAACATCATAACTCCCATCTCTGGCCCTCAGTCCTCCACAGTTggagtgtacctggatcacagTGCAGGTACTTtgtccttctacagcgtctctgaaaccatgaccctcctccacagagcCCAGACCACGTTCACTCAGCCTCTCTGTCCTGGATTTGGTTTGCATGCTTATGGAGCCTCTGCTGTAATCTGTAGAGCTCCAAacacagaagaggaagaagaagaacaagagtCCCTGTATTCCTAA
- the txnl1 gene encoding thioredoxin-like protein 1, whose protein sequence is MVGVKVIGSDPDFQPELAAAGSRLAVVKFTMAGCRPCVRIAPAFNMLSNKYPQVVFLEVDVHVCQATAAANNISATPTFLFFRNRVRVDQYQGADASGLEEKIKQHTENDPGNSEDSDIPKGYMDLMPFVNKAGCECLNESDECGFDNCLIKDSTYMESDCDEQLLITMAFNQPVKLFSMKLLSSDFAQAPKEVKVFINLPRSMGFDDAERSEATQALELSEEDYKDDGLIPLRYVKFQNVQSVTLFVKSNQGDEETTKINYLTFIGTPVQATNMSDFKRVVGKKGESH, encoded by the exons ATGGTGGGCGTTAAAGTGATCGGGAGCGACCCGGACTTCCAGCCGGAGCTAGCGGCCGCCGGCTCCAGGCTAGCCGTGGTCAAGTTTACAATGGCTGG GTGTCGGCCCTGTGTCAGAATAGCTCCGGCTTTCAACATGTTGAGTAACAAGTACCCACAGGTCGTCTTCCTTGAAGTAGACGTTCATGTCTGTCAA gcAACAGCGGCAGCAAACAACATCTCAGCAACACCGACGTTCTTGTTCTTCAGGAACCGGGTTCGGGTGGATCAGTATCAGGGGGCGGACGCTTCAGGTCTGGAGGAGAAGATCAAACAGCACACGGAGAACGACCCGGGAAACAGCGAGGACTCCGACATTCCAAAGGGATAC atggaCCTTATGCCTTTTGTCAACAAAGCCGGCTGCGAGTGCCTCAACGAGAGCGACGAGTGTGGCTTCGATAACTGCTTAATCAAAGACTCCACCTACATGGAGTCTGACTGTGATGAACAG TTGCTGATAACCATGGCCTTTAACCAGCCAGTGAAGCTCTTCTCTATGAAGCTCCTGTCCTCAGActttg CTCAAGCCCCAAAGGAGGTGAAGGTGTTCATTAATCTCCCCCGGTCGATGGGTTTTGACGACGCCGAGCGGAGCGAAGCCACCCAGGCTCTGGAGCTGTCGGAGGAAGACTACAAAGACGACGGTTTGATTCCTCTGCGCTATGTCAAGTTTCAGAATGTACAGAGTGTTACG TTGTTCGTCAAGTCAAACCAAGGAGACGAGGAGACGACAAAAATCAACTACCTGACGTTCATAGGCACTCCAGTACAGGCCACCAACATGAGCGACTTCAAGAGG GTTGTgggaaagaaaggagagagTCACTGA